In the Pseudomonas sp. ADAK2 genome, one interval contains:
- a CDS encoding GFA family protein, with translation MDEFHQGSCLCGAVKYEVSGQLKAVSHCHCGKCRKAHGAAFATYASAPRSAVSIASSVEALRRFQSSAGVTRQFCSICGTSLFWSDSNGEFADWISIAIGTLDTPFHAQKQRHTCVSEKASWFEIGDQWPQD, from the coding sequence ATGGATGAGTTTCATCAAGGCAGTTGTCTGTGCGGGGCCGTGAAGTATGAGGTTTCGGGTCAGCTGAAAGCTGTGTCGCACTGTCATTGCGGCAAATGCCGGAAGGCCCATGGGGCTGCGTTTGCGACGTATGCCAGTGCTCCGAGGTCGGCGGTTTCCATTGCGAGCAGCGTGGAGGCGCTTAGGCGTTTTCAGTCGTCGGCCGGGGTGACGCGGCAGTTTTGTTCGATCTGTGGCACTTCGTTGTTCTGGTCGGATTCGAATGGCGAGTTTGCGGATTGGATTTCGATTGCGATTGGCACGCTTGATACGCCGTTCCATGCGCAGAAGCAGCGGCATACGTGTGTGTCGGAGAAGGCATCGTGGTTTGAAATTGGGGATCAGTGGCCTCAGGATTGA
- a CDS encoding AAA domain-containing protein, giving the protein MQKSEDFLQRYVVDEEYLVVAPELSGKPNILSAEKNGELYIIKYWPRSPEVGDDEVEAIWLHELRQLHRLKGYPGVEDLIATLVESGRDKSGFYLVLDAQGRLPLNFLMRQRTLSLRSHWVKRLKSPASRVFFWQNIIRIADAIEILHGQGMLHRQLDSSSILTSLAPHDECKDFQLTGFEWSMRVPALTNVSAGWSSAANERTVYSFATDWADLGRLIAEILNVSLVGLEELSASFGQLAVDSELMLIEVGFVRKLLGVVPFKANVSQESLDGDVIKKALQEIIEALKKNVSQVSTAYDFAIKVSSRPDATRSSSSVTSRIQDIYKEKYGVTLDHANVDELKKFVEQDIKNTSLLVRSVSLNNSDVVYFLKGQELFYQLGTFKPDRFSDEESWEIAICDRAYIELPYAFSKNVNTVSLSSSKVRVLSISDAYDLLRRNPENISKNIWSVLFQKFEVDDSPRSPSQQKLIDGFVACHLTEIAYARAEIFPVNILSSKEDSDNNWRVEIYSTKYDEAESLAASLGLEPPALRLEKILTKNEGDFEAIVWSLVSSSNLGKEEEEVLLTFQESFRSDEGQLVFVFTSKQILPFQQFYFIAPNSLQGTVRQLSRRAKALDTLETHAELLDVLISPQKHAISTNAPEGVEKYFAGLDDSKKEAFERILTTLSLYLVQGPPGVGKTYLVSSLVKHLFEQEPDSRVLLTAQSHSTVQHLFHEVFGTESAKNFPEDLLVIRCSKQDKNDETSLSDADEKAKNYLRGFLNSKLFVESSSEDVKGEVRSMLAGTIYKRHTLINQLLRSANIVFSTTNSEQVERMIKDRAQFDWSIMEETGKVTGLELVSPLLLSHRRLMIGDHKQLPPYRTNEMKAVLTNPEKLRRMLQEGEGIFNAKIKGEAVKAFLVDPPTSDESVREVGRIAAQNFMLFQTLVEGEIAEAKNHKDMFGSEQGRTSIGSMLSVQHRMHPDIANIISDVFYEGCLKTDGKKELYYRDSGTAPPFIFDGTDELNGTNALTWVDMPDVQLTKYMIKGDDTPRWHNSQERKVVIELLKRLRPLQGLPKKAKIAVLSPYSEQVGRISRLIYNNDVLRGEFSHLDGFDSADDHADFCSTVDGFQGSEADLVIISLVRNNGNATIKGALGFLVDERRMNVLLSRARHKLIIIGSYEFLKSWALKIQARGGSRESGEGAFLFKLISKIEKYKDEGLISFIPSSQFVGENQSAEHSSRNGKSGKSRKKSHVGDLANGVVPLNGGSSK; this is encoded by the coding sequence ATGCAAAAATCAGAAGATTTCCTCCAACGATATGTAGTTGATGAAGAATACTTAGTTGTGGCTCCTGAGCTTTCCGGGAAACCTAATATCCTGAGTGCGGAGAAGAACGGTGAGCTATATATAATTAAGTACTGGCCTCGTAGTCCTGAAGTTGGTGATGATGAGGTTGAGGCAATATGGCTGCATGAACTTCGACAGTTGCATCGTCTGAAAGGTTACCCTGGTGTTGAAGATTTAATTGCTACTTTAGTAGAGTCCGGGCGAGACAAGAGCGGGTTCTATTTAGTGCTGGATGCACAAGGCCGTCTACCTCTGAATTTTCTGATGAGGCAAAGAACGTTATCACTTAGATCTCATTGGGTTAAAAGGTTGAAAAGCCCCGCTTCTCGGGTTTTCTTCTGGCAGAATATTATACGTATTGCAGATGCCATAGAAATACTTCATGGGCAGGGAATGCTTCATCGTCAATTAGATAGTAGTTCAATATTGACCTCTCTAGCACCTCATGATGAATGTAAAGACTTTCAGTTAACCGGGTTTGAGTGGTCGATGAGAGTTCCTGCATTAACTAATGTAAGTGCAGGTTGGTCAAGTGCCGCCAATGAGCGAACTGTATATTCTTTTGCTACGGATTGGGCCGATCTTGGGAGGCTGATAGCCGAAATATTGAATGTTTCTTTAGTCGGCTTGGAAGAGTTGTCTGCTTCGTTTGGGCAGTTGGCAGTCGACTCTGAACTGATGTTGATAGAGGTTGGTTTTGTTCGTAAGTTATTAGGGGTGGTTCCTTTTAAGGCGAATGTGTCTCAGGAGAGTCTAGATGGTGATGTCATAAAGAAGGCGTTACAAGAGATAATTGAAGCGTTAAAGAAAAATGTGTCTCAGGTTTCTACTGCATATGATTTTGCGATTAAAGTATCAAGCAGGCCCGATGCTACAAGATCATCTTCTAGTGTTACTTCCAGAATTCAGGATATTTATAAGGAAAAATATGGGGTTACGTTGGATCATGCGAATGTTGACGAGTTAAAAAAATTTGTTGAGCAGGATATAAAAAACACATCGCTGCTTGTTAGGTCTGTTTCTTTAAATAATTCTGATGTTGTATATTTTTTAAAAGGTCAAGAGCTGTTTTATCAGCTCGGCACTTTTAAGCCAGATCGATTTAGTGATGAGGAGAGTTGGGAAATCGCAATATGTGATAGAGCTTATATCGAATTGCCCTATGCTTTTTCAAAAAATGTAAACACGGTTTCCCTGTCATCATCTAAAGTTCGGGTGCTTTCAATCTCGGATGCTTATGATCTTTTGCGACGGAATCCTGAAAATATATCTAAAAATATATGGAGCGTTCTTTTTCAAAAATTTGAAGTAGATGACTCGCCTAGAAGCCCGAGCCAGCAAAAATTAATTGACGGTTTCGTTGCTTGCCATCTGACTGAGATTGCCTATGCGCGAGCTGAGATTTTTCCTGTAAATATATTGAGCTCCAAGGAGGATAGCGATAATAATTGGCGTGTTGAAATATACAGCACGAAATATGATGAGGCGGAAAGTTTGGCCGCGTCCTTAGGCTTGGAGCCTCCAGCGTTAAGATTAGAAAAAATACTTACAAAAAACGAGGGGGATTTTGAGGCTATAGTTTGGAGTCTCGTAAGTAGCTCCAATCTGGGGAAGGAAGAAGAAGAGGTTTTGCTAACATTTCAAGAGTCTTTCAGGTCAGACGAAGGGCAGCTGGTGTTTGTGTTTACCTCCAAACAAATTTTGCCATTTCAGCAGTTTTATTTTATTGCCCCGAACTCTCTCCAAGGTACTGTTAGACAGTTAAGTCGTAGAGCAAAAGCCTTGGATACTCTTGAAACACATGCGGAGCTTTTGGATGTTCTAATAAGCCCGCAAAAGCACGCCATTAGTACCAACGCACCCGAGGGGGTCGAGAAATATTTTGCTGGTTTAGACGACTCCAAAAAGGAAGCGTTTGAGCGAATTCTTACTACGCTGTCTCTTTATTTGGTTCAAGGGCCTCCGGGTGTTGGGAAAACATATTTGGTGTCATCTTTAGTTAAACATCTATTTGAGCAGGAGCCAGATAGCAGAGTCCTTCTCACGGCTCAAAGCCATTCGACAGTTCAGCACCTTTTTCACGAGGTTTTTGGAACGGAATCGGCCAAAAATTTCCCGGAGGATTTACTAGTAATTAGATGTAGCAAGCAGGATAAAAATGACGAGACTTCTCTCTCGGACGCAGATGAAAAGGCAAAGAATTATTTAAGGGGTTTCTTGAATAGTAAGTTGTTTGTTGAGTCATCGTCCGAGGACGTTAAGGGGGAAGTGCGTTCGATGTTGGCCGGGACAATTTATAAGCGACATACATTAATTAACCAATTGCTACGGTCTGCTAATATTGTTTTTTCGACAACCAATTCGGAGCAGGTTGAGCGAATGATAAAAGACCGAGCTCAATTTGACTGGTCGATTATGGAGGAAACAGGGAAGGTTACAGGCTTGGAACTGGTAAGTCCTTTGTTGCTATCTCATAGACGTTTAATGATAGGAGATCATAAGCAACTGCCTCCTTATAGAACAAATGAGATGAAAGCAGTTCTTACCAACCCTGAAAAGCTTAGGAGGATGCTTCAAGAGGGAGAGGGTATATTTAATGCAAAAATAAAAGGTGAAGCCGTCAAAGCGTTTTTGGTCGATCCTCCTACTTCTGATGAGAGTGTTCGTGAGGTGGGTCGCATTGCTGCTCAGAACTTTATGTTATTTCAAACCTTGGTTGAAGGCGAAATCGCCGAAGCAAAAAATCATAAAGACATGTTTGGGTCTGAGCAGGGAAGAACTTCAATAGGGAGTATGCTGAGCGTGCAGCATCGCATGCATCCTGATATAGCGAATATAATTTCGGATGTGTTCTATGAAGGTTGTCTAAAAACGGATGGAAAGAAGGAGTTGTACTATAGGGACTCTGGTACCGCTCCTCCATTTATTTTTGATGGTACTGATGAGTTAAATGGAACGAACGCACTGACTTGGGTCGACATGCCAGATGTTCAGTTGACAAAATATATGATTAAAGGCGATGACACACCTCGTTGGCATAACTCGCAGGAGCGAAAGGTTGTAATTGAACTTCTAAAGCGATTGCGCCCGCTCCAAGGGCTTCCGAAAAAAGCAAAGATTGCGGTGCTTTCTCCATATTCGGAACAAGTAGGTAGGATTTCTAGGCTTATATATAATAATGATGTATTAAGGGGGGAGTTTTCGCATTTAGATGGATTTGATTCTGCAGATGATCACGCTGATTTTTGCAGTACTGTAGATGGATTTCAGGGTAGTGAGGCAGATTTAGTTATAATTTCGCTAGTCAGAAATAACGGTAATGCAACTATAAAAGGGGCTTTAGGTTTTTTAGTTGATGAGCGTAGGATGAACGTACTGCTAAGTAGGGCGCGCCATAAACTTATTATTATTGGATCATATGAGTTTTTGAAGTCATGGGCGTTAAAAATCCAAGCAAGGGGAGGCTCTCGCGAAAGTGGAGAAGGAGCATTTTTGTTCAAATTGATTTCAAAAATTGAAAAGTATAAAGATGAAGGGTTGATCAGCTTTATTCCAAGTAGTC
- a CDS encoding bifunctional diguanylate cyclase/phosphodiesterase: protein MPSNLATIVQTLTNRSSVSLARTSLFKFVGLLAAVFLLASASLIYLAHDLDRTEEVESAFYTKKAVQSLEKSLRSTVKDYAFWGDAYKHLHAEVDPDWAFVRQNVGSTLYTDFGLQGVFVVNDVNRTVYSVIKGELKPVEVTDWLDQSIAAIIDKARAGAETETPTTTFINVRGVPTLVAAAAITPGTDPTVVADDRPPSVLVFVDMLNSTKLELMGDDFGVDRLHVATPDDAGATSVLPLGDDGAAGSLRWNSSKPGLRLLGIGLPLIGVAALLVWLMTWAILRRTTAGALALDTSYASLQSSQDALAISEARFRDVVEASSDWVWEIDADWRLTFLSERFEVVTGLSRDAWIGARIDDLLCTELGTLSQWLSIPNRRPDISVQCRYVDTKGRERITRLSARQMAREGFRGTATDVTEEVESRRRIEFLSQHDALTGLPNRTRLQEFLDGKLKALPTVEQPLIMLSLDLDRFKPVNDLLGHAAGDLVLNEVSSRLAACVRDGDLVARIGGDEFVLILTDVSSQDEVEALCHRLIESIERPIAIEEQEVFVSASIGIAMAPTDAFEAAELLRYADIALYEAKAAGRNTWRFYAGDMNARIIERRRLESDLRFAIKHGELRLHFQPRYRIADGQMVGAEALVRWQHPERGLIPPDTFIPIAEESGLILSLSDWVLSTACRCAAQWPEKLFVSVNLSPTEFKRGNLVERLQKTLHDSGIDPTRVELEITESVMLDDAAGALELMHTLKRLGVRISMDDFGTGYSSLSYLRAFPFDGLKIDRSFLSRLVESEGDKAIVQAIVGLGRALSLTVTAEGVETAEHLRLLKAVACDEGQGYFLSRPLDNAAFDALLDVSERAGSRSNV from the coding sequence ATGCCGAGCAACCTCGCGACTATCGTTCAAACCCTCACCAACCGTTCCAGCGTGTCGCTGGCGCGTACTTCTCTGTTCAAATTTGTGGGGCTGTTGGCCGCTGTTTTTTTACTGGCCAGCGCGTCCCTTATTTATCTAGCGCATGATCTGGACCGCACGGAGGAGGTCGAAAGTGCGTTTTACACGAAGAAGGCGGTGCAATCGCTGGAAAAATCCCTGCGCTCGACCGTCAAGGACTACGCATTTTGGGGGGATGCCTACAAACACCTGCACGCTGAAGTGGACCCTGACTGGGCCTTCGTTCGGCAAAACGTTGGTTCAACGCTTTATACGGATTTCGGATTACAGGGGGTGTTTGTCGTCAACGACGTCAATCGCACTGTTTACTCCGTAATCAAGGGTGAGCTGAAACCCGTTGAAGTCACCGATTGGCTCGACCAGTCAATTGCCGCCATTATCGATAAAGCCCGGGCTGGCGCGGAAACTGAAACGCCGACAACGACCTTTATCAATGTCAGGGGCGTACCGACCCTCGTCGCGGCCGCGGCGATTACACCGGGAACGGACCCGACCGTGGTGGCGGATGACCGGCCGCCGTCGGTATTGGTTTTCGTGGATATGTTGAACAGCACCAAACTTGAACTGATGGGCGACGATTTCGGGGTAGATCGTCTGCACGTCGCTACACCCGACGACGCTGGCGCCACGTCTGTTCTGCCATTGGGCGATGACGGTGCGGCCGGCAGCCTGCGTTGGAACTCGTCAAAGCCCGGCCTGCGCTTATTGGGGATCGGATTGCCATTGATCGGCGTCGCCGCGCTGCTGGTGTGGCTGATGACCTGGGCCATCTTGCGTCGCACCACCGCCGGCGCACTGGCACTCGACACCAGTTACGCATCGCTACAGAGCAGCCAAGACGCCCTCGCCATCAGCGAAGCGCGTTTTCGCGACGTCGTGGAAGCCAGCTCGGACTGGGTATGGGAAATCGATGCTGATTGGCGCCTGACCTTTTTGTCCGAGCGATTTGAAGTGGTTACGGGGCTTTCCAGGGACGCTTGGATCGGTGCGCGGATAGACGATCTGTTGTGCACCGAATTAGGCACGTTATCGCAATGGCTCAGCATCCCGAATCGCCGTCCGGATATCAGCGTCCAGTGCCGATACGTCGACACCAAGGGCCGCGAGCGCATCACTCGCCTATCGGCTCGACAAATGGCCCGGGAAGGATTCCGGGGCACCGCGACCGATGTGACGGAGGAGGTTGAATCCCGTCGGCGCATCGAATTCCTCTCCCAGCATGACGCCTTGACCGGTTTGCCCAACAGGACGCGTCTGCAGGAGTTTCTCGATGGCAAACTCAAGGCGTTGCCGACGGTAGAGCAGCCGCTGATCATGCTCAGCCTGGACCTGGACCGGTTCAAACCGGTCAATGACTTGCTGGGCCATGCGGCCGGTGATTTGGTACTCAATGAAGTCTCCAGCCGCCTGGCGGCCTGCGTGCGCGATGGCGACCTTGTCGCCCGTATCGGTGGGGACGAATTCGTATTGATCCTCACCGACGTGAGCTCCCAGGACGAAGTCGAGGCACTCTGTCATCGCCTGATCGAGTCCATCGAACGGCCTATCGCCATCGAGGAGCAGGAAGTGTTCGTCAGCGCCAGCATCGGCATCGCGATGGCGCCAACCGACGCTTTTGAAGCCGCTGAATTGCTGCGCTACGCGGATATTGCGCTGTACGAGGCCAAGGCCGCCGGTCGCAACACCTGGCGCTTTTACGCCGGTGATATGAACGCCAGGATCATTGAGCGTCGTCGTTTGGAAAGCGACCTGCGTTTCGCCATCAAACACGGTGAGCTGCGCCTGCATTTCCAACCTCGTTATCGTATCGCTGACGGTCAAATGGTCGGTGCCGAAGCGTTGGTGCGCTGGCAACACCCCGAGCGCGGTCTGATCCCACCCGACACGTTTATCCCGATTGCCGAGGAGTCCGGGCTGATTCTCTCCCTGAGCGACTGGGTGCTCAGCACCGCTTGCCGTTGCGCCGCACAGTGGCCGGAAAAACTGTTCGTGTCTGTCAACCTTTCGCCCACCGAGTTCAAGCGCGGCAACCTGGTCGAGCGCCTGCAGAAAACCCTCCACGACTCTGGCATAGACCCCACCCGCGTCGAGCTGGAAATCACCGAAAGCGTCATGCTCGACGATGCCGCCGGCGCACTTGAGCTGATGCACACGCTCAAACGCCTCGGTGTACGGATATCCATGGACGATTTCGGTACCGGGTATTCTTCGCTGAGCTACCTGCGCGCCTTCCCATTCGATGGCCTGAAAATCGACCGCAGCTTTTTGAGCCGACTGGTCGAAAGCGAGGGCGACAAAGCCATTGTCCAAGCCATCGTGGGCCTGGGCCGCGCGTTATCCCTCACCGTGACGGCTGAAGGCGTTGAAACCGCCGAACACCTCAGATTGCTCAAAGCGGTGGCGTGCGACGAAGGCCAAGGCTACTTCCTGAGCCGGCCACTGGATAATGCGGCGTTTGATGCTTTGCTCGACGTCAGTGAGCGTGCGGGTAGCCGAAGCAACGTATGA
- a CDS encoding DUF6966 domain-containing protein, which produces MGPKTEQLIGVLEQLAVVLESDGAVHWGQWMRKARAHLLNGDAYGVEYLLSAYGGMSSLNDLVLGQSFVAGVFAWKPGHVELNERFDALRDEAARLAYAIKRAQD; this is translated from the coding sequence ATGGGACCGAAGACTGAGCAGCTTATTGGCGTGCTTGAGCAGCTTGCCGTGGTGCTTGAAAGCGATGGCGCTGTTCACTGGGGTCAGTGGATGCGCAAAGCGCGGGCGCACTTGTTGAACGGGGATGCCTATGGGGTTGAGTATCTGTTGTCGGCCTACGGCGGAATGAGTTCGCTCAATGATCTTGTGCTTGGCCAAAGCTTTGTCGCGGGTGTGTTTGCCTGGAAACCTGGGCATGTTGAGTTGAATGAAAGGTTCGATGCGCTCAGGGATGAAGCCGCCAGGCTCGCTTATGCGATTAAACGGGCTCAGGATTGA
- a CDS encoding TonB-dependent siderophore receptor, with amino-acid sequence MLGHQAQSRTPFSPGLLAIAMCIASTQAAIAAESQPAAAETRQPPTTLELDATSITSEQLGATTEGTGSYTTGPMQTATKLPLTMRETPQAVTVITRQRMDDQAMTSINDVVKNTPGLFLSQSSGPGRQTYSSRGFDIDNIMYDGLPSSYSGYTMGVQPNLAMFDRVEVIRGATGLVTGAGNPSAAINMVRKRPTFTPQVSLTGTAGSWDDYRGEFDASGPLNDSGTLRGRMVGSYQDADSFRDKEQSDHGLFYAITEADLSDSTTASLGFSRQEDQTNFFWGGLPLGTDGHHLNLPRSTYPGTDWENKKLRVDTVFGDVEHRFDNDWKLHVAGSTSTLDGLFSGTYLSRYNGPLETTAWQSRQDEKQTAFDTYASGPVEAFGRTHEVVVGTSKRIYDNTTKDYSPYDTGLPIGAPKPDFVRDGKSHNITTQDAVYLTTRLSLADPLTLILGGRLDWYDYDDRSGDADYKVTRNLTRYGGLIYKLDDHHSVYASYTDIFTPQTYQDLSGKLLDPIVGENYEVGIKGEYFNGALNASLAVFQTDQKNRATQAATQLGCPVLTCYDASGLVRSQGIDMELQGALTDNWQIGAGYTYTRAHYIKDTDPANENQRFDTDTPEHLFKLSTAYRFQGPLEKLRVGGNVYWQSRMYNDVDVTNGSYRVEQGSYAVADLMAGYEVNKHLDLQVNANNVFDRVYYSAIGSSTIWGSTDTYGNPRSYSLTAKYRF; translated from the coding sequence ATGCTGGGGCATCAAGCGCAAAGTCGTACGCCTTTTTCACCGGGTCTTCTGGCCATTGCCATGTGTATCGCAAGCACTCAGGCCGCCATCGCCGCCGAATCCCAACCTGCCGCAGCTGAAACCCGCCAGCCGCCCACAACGCTGGAATTGGATGCCACGAGCATCACCAGCGAACAACTGGGTGCCACCACCGAAGGCACCGGCTCCTACACCACCGGCCCGATGCAGACCGCGACCAAGTTGCCGCTGACTATGCGTGAAACGCCGCAGGCGGTGACGGTGATTACCCGTCAGCGCATGGACGATCAGGCCATGACCAGCATTAACGATGTGGTGAAGAACACGCCCGGCCTGTTCCTCAGCCAGTCCAGCGGTCCCGGCCGTCAGACCTACAGTTCTCGCGGCTTCGACATCGACAACATCATGTACGACGGTCTGCCCAGTTCTTATTCGGGCTACACCATGGGCGTGCAGCCGAACCTGGCGATGTTTGACCGCGTGGAAGTGATTCGCGGCGCGACCGGCCTGGTCACTGGTGCCGGCAACCCCTCGGCGGCCATTAACATGGTGCGCAAGCGCCCGACGTTTACCCCGCAGGTCAGTCTGACGGGCACGGCCGGCAGTTGGGATGACTATCGCGGTGAGTTTGATGCTTCCGGTCCGCTGAACGATAGCGGCACCTTGCGTGGCCGAATGGTGGGTTCTTATCAGGATGCCGACAGTTTCCGCGACAAGGAACAAAGCGATCACGGCCTGTTTTACGCGATCACGGAAGCTGATCTGAGCGACAGCACTACCGCGTCTTTGGGCTTTTCCCGCCAGGAGGACCAGACCAATTTCTTCTGGGGTGGTTTGCCCCTTGGCACCGATGGTCACCACCTGAACCTGCCCCGCTCCACCTACCCTGGCACCGATTGGGAAAACAAAAAGCTGCGGGTCGACACGGTGTTCGGCGACGTGGAGCACCGCTTCGACAACGATTGGAAACTGCACGTCGCCGGCTCGACCTCAACCCTGGACGGCTTGTTCTCCGGGACTTACCTGTCGCGTTACAACGGCCCGCTGGAGACCACTGCCTGGCAATCGCGGCAAGACGAAAAGCAGACCGCGTTCGACACCTACGCCAGCGGTCCGGTCGAGGCGTTCGGTCGTACTCATGAAGTGGTAGTCGGCACCAGCAAACGCATCTACGACAACACCACCAAAGATTACAGCCCTTACGACACCGGGCTGCCGATCGGCGCGCCGAAACCGGACTTTGTGCGCGATGGTAAAAGCCACAACATCACCACCCAGGACGCCGTTTACCTGACCACCCGCTTGAGCCTGGCCGACCCGCTTACACTGATTCTCGGCGGTCGCCTGGACTGGTATGACTACGACGACCGCTCGGGAGACGCGGACTACAAGGTCACCCGCAACCTGACGCGCTACGGCGGCCTGATCTACAAGCTCGATGACCACCATTCCGTGTACGCCAGTTACACCGACATTTTCACGCCACAAACCTACCAGGACCTCTCCGGCAAGTTGCTTGATCCGATCGTGGGGGAAAACTACGAAGTCGGCATCAAGGGCGAGTACTTCAACGGCGCCCTCAACGCCAGTCTGGCGGTGTTCCAGACCGACCAGAAAAACCGCGCCACCCAAGCCGCCACGCAACTGGGTTGCCCGGTGCTGACTTGCTACGACGCGTCAGGCCTGGTGCGCAGCCAAGGGATTGATATGGAGCTGCAAGGCGCACTGACTGACAACTGGCAGATCGGCGCCGGCTACACCTACACCCGTGCCCACTACATCAAGGACACCGACCCGGCCAACGAAAACCAGCGTTTCGACACCGACACGCCTGAGCATCTGTTCAAATTATCGACCGCCTACCGCTTCCAGGGGCCGCTGGAAAAACTGCGTGTGGGTGGCAACGTCTATTGGCAGAGCCGTATGTATAACGACGTCGACGTGACCAATGGCAGCTACCGTGTCGAGCAAGGCAGCTACGCCGTGGCCGACCTGATGGCGGGTTATGAGGTCAACAAGCACCTGGACCTGCAAGTGAACGCCAACAACGTCTTCGACCGCGTTTATTACTCGGCGATTGGCAGCAGCACGATCTGGGGCTCCACCGACACTTACGGCAATCCGCGTAGCTACTCGTTGACGGCGAAGTACCGCTTCTGA
- a CDS encoding anti-virulence regulator CigR family protein produces MSRIRSLIAAITCVALVAGSATALADPGNGKGQGNGKGNSQNNPAHGNQGSHGNKGKNSGGGDWDNGPSINHSSVLGIVGGYRDYWSPGPALPPGIQKNLARGKPLPPGIAKKLDGRLSGRLPHYDGYEWQQVGTDLILVALATGLIYEVLNGAFD; encoded by the coding sequence ATGTCCAGAATTCGCTCATTGATTGCCGCTATTACTTGCGTTGCTCTGGTCGCCGGGTCCGCGACGGCGTTGGCCGATCCTGGTAATGGCAAGGGTCAGGGAAACGGCAAGGGTAATTCGCAAAACAACCCGGCTCATGGCAACCAGGGGAGTCATGGAAACAAAGGTAAAAATTCCGGCGGCGGCGATTGGGATAACGGTCCAAGCATCAATCACTCAAGCGTGCTTGGGATTGTGGGCGGATACCGCGACTACTGGAGCCCCGGACCTGCGTTGCCACCTGGCATTCAAAAGAACCTTGCGCGCGGTAAGCCTCTGCCACCAGGCATTGCGAAAAAACTGGATGGTCGGTTGAGCGGGCGGCTGCCTCATTACGATGGGTACGAATGGCAGCAAGTGGGCACCGACTTGATCCTGGTCGCTCTGGCAACCGGGCTCATCTACGAAGTGCTCAATGGGGCTTTTGATTGA
- a CDS encoding HAD hydrolase-like protein: MADCNVIIFDMDGTVLDSAPGIVESLTYAIRQLGHDFIPDAETQKLFGPPMNQVVAELLAPFADDRIDECLHLYRSHYREQGLYQSLPYAGITRALSYFSERNYSLFIATSKRQEFAEKMLIHNGLFDSFQAIFGTSPDGKLDDKADLVKTLLASLAMPPSGVFMIGDKRDDMQAARRNAVVPVGALWGYGAVDELKNSGAHALADTPWALPGVVDDLL; the protein is encoded by the coding sequence GTGGCTGATTGCAACGTCATCATTTTCGATATGGACGGTACCGTCCTCGACTCGGCACCCGGAATCGTTGAGAGCTTGACGTATGCCATACGTCAACTGGGCCATGACTTTATCCCCGACGCGGAGACACAGAAGTTGTTTGGCCCGCCGATGAACCAAGTCGTCGCAGAACTTCTGGCGCCTTTTGCAGATGATCGAATCGACGAGTGCCTCCACTTGTACCGCTCTCACTACAGGGAACAAGGGCTTTACCAAAGCCTTCCGTACGCAGGTATAACCAGGGCGCTCAGCTATTTTTCGGAGCGTAATTATTCGCTCTTCATTGCGACGTCGAAACGACAAGAGTTTGCGGAAAAAATGCTCATCCACAACGGCTTGTTCGATTCTTTTCAGGCGATTTTCGGCACCTCGCCCGACGGCAAACTGGATGACAAAGCTGATCTGGTAAAGACGCTGCTAGCGTCCCTTGCGATGCCACCCTCTGGCGTGTTCATGATTGGCGATAAGCGTGATGACATGCAGGCTGCCCGGCGAAATGCGGTGGTCCCGGTGGGGGCACTTTGGGGCTATGGGGCCGTCGATGAGTTGAAAAACAGTGGCGCTCACGCCCTGGCCGATACGCCCTGGGCATTACCCGGCGTAGTTGACGATCTGCTGTAA